DNA from Pseudomonas mendocina:
AGCTTGAGCCCCCAGCCAAGCCAGGGACGCATACCGGACGAGCGGGGTTTCTTGTTTGAGCGGGGGGAGCGTTTTCGAGTCATGGCGGGATTATACGCACTTTACATAGGAGCCAGCAGGCCGCCCGGATGGTTTGCAGAGCCGCTCACAGCGGCCATAATGCCGAGCTCGAACAGCGTCTAGAACAAGGATCGAACGTGAGCCAAGCCCTGATTGCCGCATTGCAGAACCCGGCCCTGTATCCGCATCCTGTGGATGGATTTCAGGTGATTGAGACCCACATTTCCTGGGTTTTGCTCACTGGCCCCTACGCCTACAAGATTAAAAAACCAGTCAATTTCGGCTTTCTCGATTTCACCGAGCTCGACGCACGTCGACATTTTTGTGCTGAAGAGCTGCGTCTAAATCAGCGCCTGACCCAGGATTTGTATCTGGAAGTGTTGCCGATCGGTGGCAGTGAAGACGCTCCCAGCCTCGACGGCAGCACACCCGCCATCGAGTACGCGCTGAAAATGCGCCAGTTTCCGCAGGATCAGTTGCTCAGTGCCGTGCAGGCACGTGGCGAGCTGGGCAATACGCATATCGATGCACTGGCCGAGCAAATCGCTGCCTTTCACCTGAGCGCTCCGCGAGTGGCGCAGGAACATCCGCTGGGTACCGCCGAAGCGGTAATGACGCCGGTGCAACAGAACTTCGACCAGATTCGTCCGATGCTCAGCGACAAGGCCGATCTGCTGCAACTCGACGCCCTCGAAGCCTGGGCCCAGTCCAGCTATGAGCGCCTGTACCCACTGCTGAGCGAGCGTAAGAAACAGGGTTTCATCCGCGAATGCCATGGCGACATTCACCTAGGCAACGCAGCGCAGATCGATGGCCGCGTGATGCTGTTCGATTGCATCGAGTTCAACGAGCCCTTCCGCCTGACCGACGTCACCGCCGACATCGCCTTCCTCGCGATGGATCTCGAAGACCGCGGCCTCAAGTGCCTGGCACGACGCTTCATCAGCGCCTGGCTGGAACACACCGGTGACTATGCCGCGCTGCAACTGCTGAATTTCTACAAGGCCTATCGTGCGATGGTGCGCGGCAAGGTCGCCCTGTTCCGCCTGGGCCAGGAACAGGATCCGGTGCAGCGTGCCGTGATCCTGCGTCAGTACCGCGGCTATGCCGCGCTGGCCGAGAGCTACAGCGCCATTCCCTCCCCCTTCCTAGCCATCACTCACGGCGTCTCTGCCGTGGGCAAGAGCCATGTCGCCATGCGCCTGGTCGAAGCCCTCGGCACCATCCGTCTGCGCTCCGATATCGAGCGCAAGCGCCTGTTCGGTGAGCAGACCGACGCCTCCAAGGATCAGCTTGCCAAAGGCATCTACAGCGCCGAAGCCAGTCAAGCGACCTACGATCGCCTGCACCAACTCGCACGCGAGACGTTGCTGGCCGGTTTCCCGGTAGTCATCGACGCCACCTATCTCAAAGCCGGGCAACGTCAGGCCGCGAGCGAGGTCGCCGAGCAGACTGGCGCTCCCTTCCTGATCCTCGACTGCCACGCACCGGAAGCCGTGATCGCCAGCTGGTTGGCGCAACGCCAGCAAGACGGTACAGATCCTTCCGATGCGACGCTCGAGGTGATCCAGGCGCAGCAAGCTGCTCGCGAACCACTCGACGATGAAGAAGTGATCCACAGCAAGCGCGTCGACACCCATGACAGCGCCAGCCTGGATAGCCTGGTCGAGCGTATCCGCCAGCGCCTGCCGGGAATCTGAGCCTCATTACTGGTTGGCGCCCCCTGCCAGGCAAAGCCTGGCAGGGGTTCTATACTGCCGGTGAGACCACCACCGGTATCTGCCATGAGCCAGCCACGCCAGCTTGACCATCCGCTCTACCACCTGCTGCATAACGACGATGTGAAAGGCTTCAATGCGCAGAAGCCCCAAGGCGTCGAGGTCGACCTTTCCGGCGGCGATTTCCGCGGGCTCGACCTGCGTAGCATGGACACCGACGCCGTCAATTTCACGGATGCCTATTTCCGTGGTGCCGATCTGCGCGGCCTGGATTTCCGTAACGCCAAGATCGAAGGGGCCAGCCTGGCCCACGCACAGATCTCTGGCGCCTACTTCCCGGTCGAACTGACCGCCGACGAAATTCTCATGTCAGTGAATTTCGGCACTCGCCTGCGTTATCGCACCAAGTAACCCAGCGAACGGAGCCGACAAAGCACTCGCCTCATTGACCGCTACACTTCCTGGCAGGCACGCCAACGCGAAACACTCACTCGCACGCATGGAGGCCCGATGAACGACGAACTGCAACACCTGAAGAACCTCGGAAAAACCTCAGCCCAGTGGCTGCATGCCGTAGGCATTCACAGCGCCAACGACCTGCGCCGCTATGGCGCTGTCGGGGCCTACCGCGCCGTACGTGCTCGGGGTTTTCGTGCTTCCAAGGTTCTGCTCTATGCGATAGAAGGCGCACTGCTCGACGTACATTGGAGCGAACTGCCGGAAGCGCACAAGGCAGAACTGAACGGCAAACTCGGCGAAGTGCAGGGTTACAACAAGAGCTAGCTCACAACACCAGTGCGTGGAGATTTACTCAGGACGCGCCGCAGCCTATTGTTTCAGGGACGTTCGTGTGGTCAGTCAGCCCAGCCAGTTCAAGGAATTACGGTTATGTATTTACTCGGGGAGCAACCGGCCTACGCCGATCAGCTGATCAATCGCCTGCAGAGTATCCCCACTCAGTTGCTGGAAGGGCTGCAACCCGCTGGTGAACCGCTGCGTCTGGAACGAGTCGATGATCTGGCTCAGGTCCTACCAGGCAACCAACTGTTCATCATCGAAAATGGCTTGCTGCATGCAATAGTCGACGAACGCCCGCTGTTCTACCTGCAGGAAGGCGACCTGGTCGGCCTGCGCCAGGGCATCGATCTGCCCAGTTGCCGCTACAGCAGCGAAGAACCCATCAGCCTGCTTCCCTATTCGCGCAGCGAAGTGTTCCAGCACATCTATGCCAGCGAGCAACGTCAGGAGCAGTTCATTCACTACCTGATCGGCCACACCGCCCTGCTCTCCGACGCACTAGCGCGCCTGAAACAGCCGGAGATCCGTCCTGCTACCGGTTTCCAGCACTTCGCCGCCGGCGAGGAACTGATCCACCAGGGTGATGACGCCGACCACGTGTTCATCATCATCGAGGGGCACGCCGAAGCGTTGGTCGATGGGCAGAAAGTCGGTGACGTGCAGAAAGACGAGATCTTCGGTGCCATGGCGGTATTCACCCGCGAGAAGCGCAGCGCCACGGTCGTCGCCAGCGAACCCTGCACAGTCATGGTGATCCCCAAGGAGCAATTCCTCAGCCTGATGCAAAGCAACCCGCGCATCGCCCATAGCCTGATCGAGAGCATGGCGCGGCGCATCGACCTGCTGAACAAGGAAGTCACTCAGTTGCGCGTACCTACCACTTCCTGAAACAGGAAAGACTCCACGAACCCCGGCAAAGGTCGGGGTTTTGCATTTCTGAGCCCTGGGAAAACTTTCTGAGAAAAATTCTCAAAAGGGCGTTGACTATGAAATGAGAATTGTTATTATTATCTCAACTGGTCGCGAGATCAGCCGATAAGCTAAAGAGACCATTCAGTCGGACTCTTCAGATTATCTCCTCATCAGGCTAATCACGGTTATTGACCCGGCTCTTGCCGGGTCTTTTTTTGCCCGCTCGAAAGCCTCGGTGGCCCGCCTCAATCGTCGACCTGCGCCAGCCAGTCCGGCAGGTTGAAATGCAGGGTGATACGGCTGATCAGCCCATCACGTATCTCGAAGAAAGCCCCTACACGCAATGCGTAGCGCTGCCCGCAGGCCTCCGGCAGCCCATCGTCGGTTGCCAGGTACTCACCGACGAGCTGGTATTCACAGGCCGCGTGGCGCCCTTGCGGTTCAGCCAGAATCACCAGTTTTTCGGCAGTTTCACGGTAGCAGTGCAGTTGCCGCTCGAGATAAGCCGCGAAAGCGTCGTGCCCGTGCTCGGTGAAACCCTGATTGGGTTCCAGGATCAGGTCAGCACTGACCAGCGTCAGGCAAGTGCGGATATCGCGGTCGTTGAGGGCGTGAAAGTAACGTTGCAGCAGGTCGCGAACGGCGGCAGACATGAGCAGGCTCCAGATCGGCAAAGCGCCGAGGATACCTCCCTGCTCGCTCGTGAAAGGCGCTTATGGTCGCAGTTTGGCGCAGTGATCCTGCTCAGGCTGGGCCGCTGTGTACCAGACGTAGTCGGCCATGGACGCATCCACTGAACGACCGACCTCGGCAAGAATCAGCACGGCAGTGGCGTTCCGCGCCCCAAGGTCGATCAGGTGCAGCGGTACGCCAAGATCCTTGCGCACATGGAAAGCGCCCGCCAATAACAGACTCGGCTGCGGCGCTGCCAACAACGCCTCGGCCATGCGCCGGTCACGCTGCTGTTGCACGGCGAGCATCGCCGGTAACTGGCTGTCCGGCAGCAGGCCGCAGTGCGAGTCACGGATGTCGCTCAACAGCCTCTCCTGAACGCCCGCCGCGCTGGAACGCTCGCCTTGCAGCAGCGGCCGTTGACGGTATATCTGCATGATCTCGGCACGATCCAGATTGGCGGCGAGCAAGGGATAGGGCTGACGCAGCTGATGCAATACCAATGGCCCGTAGAGCGACCAGTCCCACCCCGGCTGCCAGGCCAGCGTGTCGAATGGATCGGCCATTACCTGTCCTTCATGGACGGCCGCCTGGGCCTGGTCGACCTTCGCCTGCTGATCGCGGTTGAGCATTTCCATCAACACGCTGCCCTGCGCTCGCCGCTTCGACAACTCACGTGACAGCCACAGTTGCAGGGCATGGTGATCGGGATTGTCATGCTGCTCGCCGACCAGCAGCCGCTCGGCCTCCGCCAACCGCGAGAGGAGCTGCTGCGGACTGAGTGTCTGCCCACTGTTCAGATCGACGATGCGGCCAAGGTCGACATGCTCGCGCCCCAACGGCGCGATGGGCGCAGGCGGCGGTAACACATGCTGGCTCTGACAGGCAGCGAGAAAGATCAGACAGCTCAGCAGAACGACTCGCATGACAGGCTCCAGCGATCAGCGTGCGACGATTAGAGGATGACCACGCTCGGGATGAGTTTGTACCAGCACTTCCAGGCCAAACACTGCCTGTAGCGGTTCGGCTCGCAGCACCTCGGCTGGCGTACCCAGAGCATGCATCCTGCCCTGCTGCAGTAACAGCAGTCGATCACAATAGCGCGCTGCCAGGTTGAGGTCGTGGAGGATCACCAGCACTGCCGCGCCAGCTTCAGCCAGGCGCCTGACCGCCTGTAAGCAGGTGTGCTGGTGCAGCGGATCGAGCATCGACGTCGGCTCGTCGAGCAGCAGAATCTGCTCCTCACCACCCGGCCATAATTGCGCCAGCACTCGCGCCAAGTGCACACGCTGGCGCTCTCCGCCAGACAGCGCGAGATAGCTGCGGCCGGCCAAGTGCGCAGCATCTGCAGCGTGCAGCGCCTCCTGTACGATCTGCGCATCGCGCACACGACCACTGTCATGGGGCAAGCGCCCCATGGCGACCACATCTTCCACACGAAAGGCGAAATTGAGGCTAGAACTCTGCGGTAACACAGCCAGACGCCGAGCGCGCGCCGGCCCGGGCCAGTCATCGAGCGCACGCCGATCCAGTGTTACCTGACCGGCACTGGCGGGCAGCTCACCGGTCATGGCCGCGAGCAAGGTGCTCTTGCCGGCACCGTTCGGCCCCAGCACACCCAGCACCTCTCCTGGGCGCAGTTGCAGATCGATACCACTGAGCACGACGCACTGGCCACGGCGAATTTCCAGCTGTTCGACCTGCAGCATCAGCTTCTCCCCCGCACCAGCAGGTACAGAAAGAACGGGGCACCGATAAGCGCCGTGACGATCCCGATCGGCAATTCGGCGGGTGCCAGTGCCAACCGCGCAACCAGGTCGGCCAGCAACAGCAGGCTCGCTCCAGCCAGTGCCGAGGCCGGCAGCAGCAGGCGATGATCAGGCCCCACCAGCAAGCGCATCAGGTGCGGCACTACCAGCCCTATGAATCCGATAAGGCCGGCAGCTGCCACCGCAGCGCCCACTCCCAGCGCCGTGCAGAACACCAGTTCACGCTTGAGCCGTTCCACATCGAAGCCCAGATGCCGCGCTTCCGACTCGCCCAGTAATAATGCATTCAGCGCCCGCGCACGTCGCGGCAGCCACAGTGCGACAGCCAGCGTGGCCAACAACAGCGGCCAGAGCCGGGCATAGCTGGCACCGTTGAGGCTGCCCAGGTTCCAGAAGGTCAGGGTGCGCAGAGTCGCATCGTCAGCCAGGTAGGTGAACAGGCCGATGGCTGCGCCGGCGAGCGCCGTGAGTGCGATACCGGCCAGCAACATGGTCGCTACGTTGGTCTGCCCGTCGCGCCGACCCAGGCGATAGACCAGAGCCGTCACCAGCAAGCCTCCGATGAAAGCAAAAGCCGATAACAGATAGGGAGCGAATGCCTCAGGCAAACCGCCGAAGGCGGCACCAGCGACGATGACCACTGCCGCGCCGAGCGCAGCACCACTGGAAACCCCGACCAAACCCGGGTCTGCCAGCGGATTGCGAAACAAGCCCTGCATCGCCACACCGCAGAGCGCCAACACCATGCCCACAGCCAACCCGAGCAAGGTGCGAGGCACGCGGATCTGCGCCAGGATCAGCTCTGCCTGTTGCACCGATGCATCGGCTGCCAGCGGCACACCGAGCAAGCGCAACGCAGCACGCAGGGTATCGCCCAACGGCAGGCTGACAGGCCCCAGCGCCAGCGAGAGCCACAACACGAACATGAGCAACAGGCCCAATGCGATGAACAGTGGGCGTGCCTGAAGAGGGGGAATCATGGCTGGCGCAGGGCTTCGGCGGCTCGGGATTGGCTGGCAGGATAAAAGCCTGCGGCAAGCATCGCCAGCCCATCCGGCACACGAGGCCCAAGGCCACCTACCAGCAGCGTTGGATCGAGCGCCAACAGGCGCCCCTCACGCGCGGCACGGGTACCCGCCAACGCCGGGTTCTGCTGCAGCAATGCCTGCCTGGCCGCCTCCCCTTCCAGCGCGCGATCGGCAACCACCACGACCTGCGGATCGAGTGCCAGCAATGCTTCACTGGACAGTGCCTTGTAGCCACTGTGAGTGGCCAGATTGCGACCTCCCGCATGGCTGATCAACCAATCCGCTGCCGTATCGACACCGCCGACCAACGGACTGCCGCCTGCATGCCCGATCAGCAGCAAAACGCCTGGCGCCGCTTGGTCGTGCTGCGCCCGCTCAACCCATTGCCGCTGCGCCTGCAGGCGCGCCAGGTAGTCAGCGTAGGCGCGCTGCGCTGCCACCTCATCACCGAGTAATTGCCCCAGGCGTTGCAGGTTGGCCTGCAGGCTGTCCAGCTCGGCCCGTGCACTCAGGCGCTCGATACGCACGCCGGCAGCCGCCAGTTGCTCGAGCACTGGAGGCGGCCCCATTTCTTCGCTGCCGAGCAACAGATCCGGCTGCAACGCAAGAATGCCTTCGGCAGCCAGTTGCCGCTGATAGCCAATACTGGGCAGTTTGCTCAGCGCTACCGGATGACGACTGGTGGTATCGACGCCCACCAGTTTGTCTTCACCACCGAGCTGCACGACCCACTCGCTGAGCGCACCACCGGAACTGACCCAGCGCTGCGGCAACGACTCCTGCGCCAGAACCAGGTTGGGAAAGAGCAGGACGGCGGTCAAGCCGCCCAGAATATGTGCAAGACGCATGGTCTCGACTCCTCGAACGTGAGATAGGCCGACTCAGTACTTCGAATGGTCGGCGCTCGTGCTTCAGGCCAGAACAGGCAGCGCTTCGGTCAGTGCTCAGCATTCGACGCGCACACGCATACCGAGACAGCGATGCAATTGAAGAGAACATAATTCACCTGATAATTATTTGCAGCAGATAAATAGTCTCGATAATATCCCGCCCACTCCACCGTCGAACAACGCGCTACGCGCCTCTGTCCCGCTCGTGTCCACCGCGAGCCTGGCCCAGCCTCCCGACATCTACGCCCTGGCAGTTGCAAGTTCCACTTGGCGCATGGATGCGCCCTCCTCCTTCCTGCGGGATAATCGCGCCATCTGAAACGGAGACCGCGATGATCCGCCTGTGCGCCCCAGACGAACTGACCGAAGGCCAGAGCCGGGGCTTCCTAATCGACCAATTGAACCTGCTCGCCGTACGCAGCCACGGCCAGGTACATGCCTACCTCAACCGCTGCCCGCATCGCGGCATCGCGCTGGAATGGGTGAAAGACGACTTTCTCGACGACAGTGGCAGCCTGATCCGCTGCGCGAGGCATGGCGCACTGTTTCTCATCGATAGTGGCGAATGCGTCGCAGGCCCCTGCGAGGGGCAGGCATTGCAGATGCTGGAGTGCCTGGAGGACGCGAATGGGATCTGGATCGTGCCGTAGGGCGCGCTGTGCGCACCGTTCTCCCAAAGCAGAAGCCGGTGCGCACGGCGCACCCTACACCAGGACTTCCAGGCGACGAACCAGGGCGATCCCTTCAGGACTGATCTCGGCGCCGTAGGCCAGCACCTCTACACCCGCAGACTTGGCTTCGCGCAGACCGGCGGCGTAAGTCGGGTCAATTTCCTCGGCCGCACGTACAGCGCGAATGCCGGACAGGTTCACGCAATACAGCTGCACGGTACGCACACCAGCACGCGCCAGCGCAGCCAGTTCACGCAGATGCTTGGCGCCACGCAGGGTCACGGCATCAGGGAAAGCCGCCACGTCGGAGTCTGCAAAGCCCAGAGTGACACTCTTGACCTCGACGTAGGCCGGCCCATCGGGGTAGTCCAGGCGAAAGTCGGCACGGCTATTCTCCACGCCGTAAGCCACCTCGCGCTTGAGCGCGGTGAAGCCGGCCAGTTCACTGATAAACCCGGCGCGCAGCGCTTCCTCCACCAGCCCATTGGCCCGCGCGGTATTGATGCAGGCCAGACGCCCCTGAGGGGTCTCGCTGATTTCCCAACTCCCCGGCAGTTTGCGCTTGGGATCGTTGCTGCGGCTGAACCAGACGCGGCAGCCCTCGCTCATGCAGTTGAGCATCGAGCCCGTGTTGGCGCAGTGAATGGTCATCTGCTCGCCACTGGCAGTCTCGATATCGGCAAGAAAGCGCTTGTAGCGGCGCAGCAGACGTCCCTCTTCCAGCGGCGGATCAAAGCGCATCGGGGTTCCAGCTCTTCAAGCCACGCGCGATACGTTCGACCGCCTGCTCCAGACGCTCGACATTCTGCGTGTAGGCGAAGCGCACATGGTGTCCCGCCTGGTAGCGACCGAAGTCCAGGCCCGGAGTGAACGCCACATGCTCGGTCTCGATGAAATGGCGACAAAAGGCGAACGCATCGCCACCGAAGGCACTGATATCGGCATATAGATAGAAGGCCCCTTCGGGCTCCACGGCGATGCCGAAGCCCAGCTCGCGCAGCGCCGGCAGCAGATAGTCGCGACGACGCTGGAATTCGTGACGGCGTTCTTCGAGGATCGCCAGTGTAGCCGGCTCGAAGCAGGCCAGCGCGGCATGCTGGGCCATGCTCGGTGCACTGATGTAGAGGTTCTGCGCCAGTTTTTCCAGTTCCGGTACGGCATTGTCGGGGGCGACCAGCCAACCGAGGCGCCAGCCAGTCATGCCGAAATATTTGGAGAAACTGTTGAGGACGAAGGCGTCGTCATCCACCTCCAGCACGCTGGCCGCATCACAGCCGTAGGTCAGGCCGTGGTAGATCTCGTCCACCACCAGATGACCGCCACGTTGTTTGATGCAGTCGGCCAAGGCCCCCAGCTCGTCCTTGTGCAGCAGCGTGCCGGTCGGGTTGGCCGGCGAGGCGACCAGCGCACCGACGCTGTCGCCATCCCAGTGCCGCTCGACCAGTTGCGGCGTCAGTTGGTAACGCACGTCCGGGCCGACCGGCACCAGTTGAGCGGCGCCTTCCACCAGGCGCAGGAAATGGCGGTTGCACGGATAGCCGGGGTCGGCCAGCAGCCAGTGTTTGCCTGGGTCGACCAGCAGGCTGGCGGCCAGCAACAGCGCACCCGAGCCGCCCGGCGTAATAAGGATGCGCTGGGGATCGATATTCAGCCGGTAGCGCTCAGCGTAGAAACCGGCGATGGCCTCCCGCAGTTGCGGCAGTCCCCGCGCAGCGGTGTAGCGGGTATGCCCCGCGGCCAAGGCGGCCTGACCGGCACGAATGATCGGCTCGGCAGTGGTGAAATCCGGCTCGCCGATCTCCAGGTGGATGACGTCGTGGCCGGCGGCCTGCAGCTCGTTGGCACGCGCCAACAGGGCCATCACATGAAAGGGTTCGATGGCGCGACTGCGCGCGCTGTAGAGCTGAGCCATGGGTCTGTCTTCACGGTTGCGAGGCGCGGATTCTAGCAGGGCTGCTTCAGGCCGCGGCAAGGACACGAAGCGCCGCCGCGCTTGGCGCCCAGTCCCATGCAGATTTCCTTCACACCCCGGACAAGCCGGAGACAACCGGGAGTAGCGCGCCCCGATTCGATCTGGTAAGTTCGCCCGCTTGCAGCCGCAGGGCCAGGACAAATGCCTGGCAATGGAATACCCTGCGCGATGGATTTGAAAGAGTGAGAGGCGTCATCCATGCCCACAAAAGAAAAAGCCAAAAGCACCAGCCAGCTGATTCGTGGTTTCGAGCCTTATCCAGAGAAGAAGGGCGAGGAATACATGAGCGAGCCGATGCGCGCTCACTTCACCAGCATCCTCAATAAGTGGAAGCTGGAGCTGATGCAGGAAGTCGACCGTACCGTGCACCACATGCAGGACGAAGCGGCCAACTTCCCGGATCCGGCCGACCGCGCCAGCCAGGAAGAAGAATTCAGCCTGGAACTGCGTGCCCGTGACCGCGAGCGCAAGCTGATCAAGAAAATCGACGAGACCCTGCAGCTGATCGAAGACAACGATTACGGCTGGTGCGACTCTTGCGGCGTTGAGATCGGCATTCGCCGCCTCGAAGCCCGCCCGACCGCCACGCTGTGCATCGATTGCAAGACGCTGGCGGAAATCAAGGAAAAGCAGATCGGTTCCTGATCTGACGACGGGGCGCTTAGGCGCCCCGCTCTGTTTCTGGCCTTCGCTCCTGACGCGCCTTGATGAACACTGCCTATATCGGGCGCTTCGCCCCCACTCCAAGCGGCTACCTGCACTTCGGCTCGCTGGTCGCCGCACTCGCCTCCTACCTCGATGCCCGTGCCGTTGGCGGCCGCTGGCTGCTGCGCATGGAGGATCTCGACCCACCACGGGAAGTGCCCGGCGCTCAGGATGCGATCCTGCAGACCCTGGAAGCCTACGGTTTCGAATGGGATGGGGAAATGGTGCGCCAGAGCGAGCGACACGCAGAATATGCCGCCGTGATAGCCCGGCTGTTCAGCCAGGGACTGGCCTATGCCTGCATCTGCTCGCGCAAGCAACTCGAAGGTTACGCCGGTATCTATCCGGGTTTCTGCCGTAACGCCTGCCACCCTGATCATGACGCGGCCATCCGTCTGCGCGTACCAGAACTGGACTATCACTTCGTCGACCGCGTGCAGGGCGAATTCCGCCAGCATCTGGGTCGCGAGGTGGGCGATTTCGTGATTCGCCGTCGCGACGGCCTGTTCGCCTACCAACTCGCAGTGGTGCTCGACGATGCCTGGCAGGGTGTTACCGATGTGGTACGCGGCGCCGACCTGCTCGATTCCACGCCGCGCCAGCTCTACCTGCAGGAATTGCTGGGATTGCCGCAGCCGCGTTACCTGCACGTGCCGCTGATCATCCAGCCGGACGGCCACAAGCTGGGCAAAAGCTACCGTTCGCCACCGCTCCCTTCCGATCAGGCAGGGCCGCTGCTGCTGCGCGCCCTGCGTGCGCTCGGCCAGCAGCCGCCAGCCGAGCTGCAAGGTGCCGCCCCCGCCGAGTTACTGGCCTGGGGCATCGCCAACTGGGATGCCACACGCATTCCGCGCAGCCGCACCCTGGCCGAAGCGCAATTGAGGTAGGGTGCGCCAAACCCGCTATTCCGGAACCCTGTACGGTCTCGGTGCGCACGGCGCCCCCTAGATGCAAGCCTCAAGTTTGTGGCTTGGGATGCGCGGCATCCTTTACCATCGCGGCATCTATCGACGAGATGTCACATGTATATCTACCGACTGGTTTTGATCCTGGTAGTGGGGATCTACCTGTTCTCCCCGGCCATCATGGACTGGTGGATCGATCACAATGGTGCCTGGTACCGGCCCTACCTGCTGTGGCTGATCCTCATCGTCGTGACCTTCATTCTTCAGAGCCAACGCGATGCTGACGAGCTTTAGCCTGAGCGAGCTGATCCTGATCAGCGCCGGCTACCTTCTGGTTCTGTTCGGCGTTGCCTGGCTCAGTGAACATGGCTTGATCCCGCGTCGGATCATTCGCCACCCGCTGACCTACACCCTGTCGCTGGGCGTCTACGCCAGCGCCTGGGCTTTCTATGGCACGGTGGGCCTGGCCTACCAGTACGGTTATGGCTTCCTCGCCAGTTACCTGGGGGTGTCCGGCGCGTTCCTGCTGGCGCCGGTGCTGCTCTATCCGATCCTGCGCATCACCCGCACCTATCAGCTGTCATCGCTGGCCGATCTGTTCGCCTTCCGTTTTCGCAGCACCTGGGCTGGCGCACTGACCACGCTGTTCATGCTGATCGGCGTGCTGCCGCTGCTGGCCCTGCAGATCCAGGCGGTGGCCGACTCCATCGGCATCCTCAGCCGCGAGCCGCTGCAGGAGAAAGTGGCGCTGAGCTACTGCGGCCTGATCATCCTCTTCACCATCCTGTTCGGTGCACGCCATATCGCCACCCGCGAGAAACACGAAGGCCTGGTGTTCGCCATCGCCTTCGAGTCGCTGGTCAAGCTGATCGCCCTCGGCACCATCGGCCTCTATGCACTGTATGGCGTATTCGGCGGCCCGCGTGAGCTGGAGCTGTGGCTGGTACAGAACCAGGCGGCGCTGTCGACGCTGCACACACCACTGCAGGAAGGCCCGTGGCGCACCCTGCTGCTGGTGTTCTTCGCCTCG
Protein-coding regions in this window:
- a CDS encoding pyridoxal phosphate-dependent aminotransferase, giving the protein MAQLYSARSRAIEPFHVMALLARANELQAAGHDVIHLEIGEPDFTTAEPIIRAGQAALAAGHTRYTAARGLPQLREAIAGFYAERYRLNIDPQRILITPGGSGALLLAASLLVDPGKHWLLADPGYPCNRHFLRLVEGAAQLVPVGPDVRYQLTPQLVERHWDGDSVGALVASPANPTGTLLHKDELGALADCIKQRGGHLVVDEIYHGLTYGCDAASVLEVDDDAFVLNSFSKYFGMTGWRLGWLVAPDNAVPELEKLAQNLYISAPSMAQHAALACFEPATLAILEERRHEFQRRRDYLLPALRELGFGIAVEPEGAFYLYADISAFGGDAFAFCRHFIETEHVAFTPGLDFGRYQAGHHVRFAYTQNVERLEQAVERIARGLKSWNPDAL
- the sfsA gene encoding DNA/RNA nuclease SfsA — translated: MRFDPPLEEGRLLRRYKRFLADIETASGEQMTIHCANTGSMLNCMSEGCRVWFSRSNDPKRKLPGSWEISETPQGRLACINTARANGLVEEALRAGFISELAGFTALKREVAYGVENSRADFRLDYPDGPAYVEVKSVTLGFADSDVAAFPDAVTLRGAKHLRELAALARAGVRTVQLYCVNLSGIRAVRAAEEIDPTYAAGLREAKSAGVEVLAYGAEISPEGIALVRRLEVLV
- a CDS encoding Rieske (2Fe-2S) protein encodes the protein MIRLCAPDELTEGQSRGFLIDQLNLLAVRSHGQVHAYLNRCPHRGIALEWVKDDFLDDSGSLIRCARHGALFLIDSGECVAGPCEGQALQMLECLEDANGIWIVP
- the gluQRS gene encoding tRNA glutamyl-Q(34) synthetase GluQRS, producing the protein MNTAYIGRFAPTPSGYLHFGSLVAALASYLDARAVGGRWLLRMEDLDPPREVPGAQDAILQTLEAYGFEWDGEMVRQSERHAEYAAVIARLFSQGLAYACICSRKQLEGYAGIYPGFCRNACHPDHDAAIRLRVPELDYHFVDRVQGEFRQHLGREVGDFVIRRRDGLFAYQLAVVLDDAWQGVTDVVRGADLLDSTPRQLYLQELLGLPQPRYLHVPLIIQPDGHKLGKSYRSPPLPSDQAGPLLLRALRALGQQPPAELQGAAPAELLAWGIANWDATRIPRSRTLAEAQLR
- the dksA gene encoding RNA polymerase-binding protein DksA translates to MPTKEKAKSTSQLIRGFEPYPEKKGEEYMSEPMRAHFTSILNKWKLELMQEVDRTVHHMQDEAANFPDPADRASQEEEFSLELRARDRERKLIKKIDETLQLIEDNDYGWCDSCGVEIGIRRLEARPTATLCIDCKTLAEIKEKQIGS